Genomic segment of Panthera leo isolate Ple1 chromosome B2, P.leo_Ple1_pat1.1, whole genome shotgun sequence:
TGCTGTCCCAAACAACTAATccacacatttcttttaaaaaggtgagCAGGGCTAATTTCTATCTCCATTGCTACTGGTGCCAGATGCAAGTTCACAACTTCCCAATACAATCTCTTTCTGATTATCCTAAATTAATGAAACTACTTTTTCTATGCCTTCCATCAAGTATTACTCCATTACCAGCTAAGGAATGGAAGGGTAAAAAAGACTGTAGGAGTTCTACCCTCACAGGATGTTGTGAGTGCAGAGAAAAGAATGGTAAACACCTGACAACCATGTCATAAATTATGATGCACGGAAGGTCACAGACAACTCTAAAGATAGGATTGTTCTGTTGCCACACAGCTTTTCAATTTTCAATGTGCGACAGGAAGACCCATCTTATAGGGATGAATTCTGGCTTAATTATCATCATACATATTTTGGAAGTTCAGTAGAATCAGGACTCAACACATTTCAGGTTGTGCACTGGGAAATCAATCAGGCCCAATAAACTAAAGACATACAACTAACATTTCAGTATATAAAGCagatttggttttggttttagcaTAAGATTCTAAGCAGCTACAAATTAGTTTAGAATAACGACATATTTCTAAGTTTGACAGGAAACGACACTATTTTTGATTATTGGCTTTACACTCAATTTGTTTTCAGGAACATAGCTGCCTGTTGCCATGATATCATCTTTAAAGCGTATTCATCATACTTTCATCAGCAGAGTTCATCTTTCTAGGGCCTGTTTATATTTCACAAACACCAAATACCAATCTGAACAAAGCCTTGTTCAGGTTAATGTTAATATTAACAACAACTTATGTAAGCTGTAATCCTCTGAGCTtcatttccttcatctgtaaTAGAGACTTGAGAAGAATATTGGAGATTATGTGTTCAACTACCAAATTCTGTTATTCTAACTGGTTAATCTGTTAGCCACAGCACTAGAAAATTAACAATCTTCTGGAAACAGTAAAGTAAATCATAAGAATTCCTTGTTCAActtcattgatttattcaaatAGTAACAATCATGCACTGCATACtagaacacaaaataaacatgTGGTTCCTTATACTCGTGAACTAGAAGCCTACTTGTGGGCAAGgacatgtaaataaaaattgtagCACTGTTGAAATAGGTAACACTAAAACCCGACTGAAAACCAGCAGAGGTGACAACCAATTTTACCTTAATGAGTAATGGAAAGTTTCATTAGGAAGTGATATTTAAACTGGGCCTTAAGGATCAACTGAAGTTTGCCTGGCAAAGAATCAAAGGTAGACCGGGGGGGTGGAGGGTAGACATTCCAGGCAAAGCCAGAACAACATGTGCAAAAGACAGAATCAAAAAAGGCAATGAAGTATTTATGGAAAGGTGACATGTTTCATGTGACTGAAGTACCACTCATCAAAGTGTCAGGGTAGGGAATGACTCGTGTATACACATTTCATGAGGAACAACTAGAcagcttcttccttttccatgttttatctcaaaataatttacattcaGAATTTTTAGACCATTTAAGTTGtgggacttcacagatatataaGTTCAAATAGGGATGACCAATGTTAGTTCGCATTCCTTTCTTAACTATTCTGTTATATATCCTCTTACAAACtactcaaatacataaaagaattaaTAACGGGATCCTCCCCACCATTACCCAATAGTATAAATTCATTATATCTataacacacaaataaatataagcaggaaaaaactttaaaaattcattttctttaaaaaaaaaaaagcttttattccTATAGTATTTTATCTGAGGAATTCAAacaaaagtaattaaattaaataaacatatttaagcTGCTCTAAAATCTACTAAGTAGAGGGGTGATATAAATTAACAGCCACTGGTGTGGGACAGTGAGGAATATATGCTACAAACATACATATGCCGGAGAAACACAGGCTGTAACCAAGTCTTTAAGAGAATGAAGTTTGATGTTAGTAAGTTGTTTGGATCTCCTCACTACACACCAATACCAGAAAGGAGGCCAGAGCCTACAGCCAAATGAAAACCCAGTCTAATATATGATTCAAACCTAACAGAACCAAGATGAGGTACCAGAACTACAGAATGTAACCATATACCACACGGTTTTTTGGGAACATGAAATGCCTCCTTCTCCCTGATCATGCCTAAAATATATATTCCCCTCTCCCATTCTTTTAGTtctcccctctgctctcttcAGCACTGGTCTCTCTCAGAAACGGAGCTTACTGGTTGAACTGGGTTTTCACATGATGTATACAGATTAGGGAGAAAATGAAACCTGGAAGCTGGGGAAGGTGGTAATATCTTGATCAACAGCTACATAACAACAAATGTTAACAGCCATGATCTCTGGGCAGTTGATTATGGTTATATTTTATTCAAGTTCTAATTGTTCTTGtttcaaaatttatatagaaatatccTAATTGACAATAAAATATCCCCAAATCTTTGTAAACTATTATCTCCAGACATTCAATTTATAGTTAATCTCTAATCTccaatttttctataataatgcattaagttttattttgtctcattAATTACCACAATTAATTAGGCAGAATAATTTATGGAAGCTCTGAAAAAAAGCAAACGGAAACCACTGCTCTTGAGTACAGGCCATTTCTAAATAACAActacgtaggggcacctgggtggctcagttggttaagcgtccaacttcagctcaggtcacgatctcacggtcgtgggttcaagccccacatcaggctctgtgctgacagctcagagcctggagcctccttcagattctgtgtctccctctctctctctgtccctccccgcttgcactctgtctctcaaaaataaacattaaaaaaaatttttttttaataagaactgTGTACACAGTGAGATAGTGATGGTTTTATTACTATGCCTTCTGAGCCTGACAGTCTTCAGTATTTAATATCGTCTTGTTAAAACGTAACTCAAGACAGCATATGctacaaaactataaaatcataaaaaggaatgacaaaCATTTGAATCTATAGTTCTGATAAAagacttctcatttattttatttcgtACTAAAATCaacatctggaaaataatttattgtatgCAGTTCTTTTTATCAGATTTTCTCTGAAGCTATCAATGCACTAATGTTCACAACAATAATGCTCTAAGAGAAATAGTCTTAATAAAACTATGTATGTGAGAACTTTTGCTCAAGGGAATAGTGGAAAATGAGCTGCACCCTAAACCTAACTATACTGCTAGTCATTTTGAGAGGAGGAGGCAAAAACTGCAGTCATTAACACTCCGAACACAAGACGAATGAGACATCACGGTGACCTTACCAAAAAAGACCCACACTCAGGACAGACATAGGGAAACacgtatgtgcgtgtgtgcatgaaTATTTGATGTCATATCAATATATGCATATTTGATGtcataaatacaaataacaatgaagacaaattaataacaaaattgtgtttttacCTGTTCAGAGAATAGGTTACACGTATGATCCTAATCCATTCACTATTTTATCATTCCAGGCTACCTAACGGAAGACAGTGATTGAGCTCACAACTGGCTGCCagcttttcccttcctcttcaccATTTAAAACTTCAGACTTCCTGCTTTCCTTGCATCATGGAGAAAGTCCAATACCTCACTCGCTCTGCTATAAGAAGAGCTTCAACCATTGAAATGCCTCAACAAGCACGTCAAAATCTCCAGAACCTATTTATAAATTTCTGTCTCATTTTAATATGTCTCTTGTTGATCTGCATCATTGTGATGCTTCTCTGAAGTTCTGCTGCAATCCCCAGTGATGCAACTTGTCACCATCAGCATAAAATCTGTCATCCCATGAAGAAGGGGAAATACTACATACCAGACCACTTCCTAAGTAGAAGAATTTCTTTGTGAAAAGGTCAAGATTCAGAACAAAACAATTGTTAGCAAATGTATTCATCTGTGGGATCTTGTAAACATGAAAGgagctttattttcaaaaattaacttcaaaatgACTATAAGTGTGTATAATGTAACTATCAAATTCCTCTACAGAGCTTGTAAGTTTCTATCCCAAATTTCTTCTGAGGATGAACTAGAAGTTTAGTTTTGAAACTGCACTGTTAACCCGTTCACTTCACCTATAAAGCATTAGCTTCACTTTTTGGGGTAAATGTATATTGTACTGCAAAAGCCTCTCCGATGTTTAAGTATTTTTCAGGTTTTCACCAAGTTTGTACCAAAATAATCACTCAAATGAAGTGTCATCATTTGAAATAGCCTATGGATTCCTCACATCATTTACTTTTGTTATTATCATTCAGAAGTCTTTGTAGTAACTCtcaaaacctacattttaaaacagaaattgtaTTCTTTCTCTACACTAC
This window contains:
- the PLN gene encoding cardiac phospholamban, which codes for MEKVQYLTRSAIRRASTIEMPQQARQNLQNLFINFCLILICLLLICIIVMLL